TGCCAGAGCCAGATCGTGGGTGATCAGGATGGCGCTCGCGCCCTCCGCCTTCACCGCATCGCGGAACAGGTCCATCACCACCGCCTGGGTGGTCACGTCGAGCCCGGTCGTCGGTTCGTCGGCGATCAGCAGCTTCGGCCGGCAGGCGAGCGCCATGGCGATGCCGACGCGCTGGCACATGCCGCCGGAGAGTTCGTAGGGGAAGGCCCGCGCGCGCCGCTCGGGGTCGGGAATGCGCACCTCGCGCAGCGCGGCCAGCGTCCGCTCGCGGATCTGCGTTGCGGGGCCTGGATCATGACGGGCAATGACATCGGCGATCTGCGTGCCGACGGCGCGGATCGGATTGAGCGCGGTGCGTGGGTTCTGGAACACGATCGACAGGTCGCGGCCGCGCAATTCGTCGAGTTCGGCTGTCTTGAGTGTCAGGAGGTCCTGGCCGGCGAACATGGCCCGCCCGGATGTCACGCGCGCTGCGGCGTCCAGCAGCCCCATCAGCGCGAAGGCGGTCACTGACTTTCCCGAACCGCTCTCGCCGACAATGCCGATCATCTCGCGCGGCTGGACGCGGAACGAGACATGCTCGAGGGCATGCACCACGCCGCTCCGCGTGCGGAACGAGACCGAGAGGTCATCGACCTCCAGCAAGGGCTGCACTGTCTCAGTCACGTCCGGCTCCGCGGGTCGACAATGTCGCGCAACCCGTCGCCGAGAAGATTGAACGAAAAGACGGCCAGCATCAGCGCCAGCCCCGGAAACAGCGCCAGCCACCAGCGTCCCGAGACGATGAATTGCGCGCCCTCGGCCACCATGATGCCCCATTCCGGCGTCGGCGCCCGCACGCCAAGCCCGATGAACGACAAGCCGGCGGCATTGAGCACGGCCCAGCCGAGATTGAGCGAGGCCTGGACCACCAGCGATGGCAACACGTTCGGTATGAGGATGGCGGTGAGGATGCGGCCATGGCCTGAGCCTCCCACGCGGGCCGCCTCAACATAGCCGAGCCCCCTGCGCACGCTGACCTCGGCGCGCGCAAGGCGGATATAGAAGGGCAGGTTGATGACGGCGGTGGCATAGACAACGCTCGACACCGAATTGCCCAAGGCTGCCACCATGGCCATGGCGAGCACGAAGAGCGGGAAGGCCATCAGCACGTCGACGACGCGACTGACGGTGGCATCCAGCCCGCCGCCGAAATAGCCGATCGTCGCGCCGATCATCGCGCCCGCCGCCATCGACAGGATGACCGCCGAAAAGGCGATCAGGAAATCCAGCCGGGTCGCGACAACGACGCGGGAGAACACGTCGCGGCCGAGTTGGTCAGTGCCGAACCAGTGGGCGAGCGACGGCGGCTGCAGCGCCACCGATGTCTGGGTGGCGATCGGGTCATAGGGAACGATCGACGGGCCGAAGATGGCACAGCCGAGTAGCGCCAGGAACAGCACCAGCGCCACGAGGTTCAGGGGGTTCTCGGCCAGGATGTAGCGCGCCAGCGCCAGCCGCTCATTCATGGGACGAGAGCCCCGCGCGCGGGTCGACCACGGAATAGGCGAGATCGACCAGAAGGTTCACCAGCACGAAGATCGCGGCCATGACCAGCATGAAGCCCTGGACCGGCGCGTAATCGAGATTGATCAGCGCATCGAGCGCATAGGAGCCGACGCCCGGCCAGGCGAAGACGCGCTCCAC
This region of Phreatobacter aquaticus genomic DNA includes:
- a CDS encoding ABC transporter permease; this encodes MNERLALARYILAENPLNLVALVLFLALLGCAIFGPSIVPYDPIATQTSVALQPPSLAHWFGTDQLGRDVFSRVVVATRLDFLIAFSAVILSMAAGAMIGATIGYFGGGLDATVSRVVDVLMAFPLFVLAMAMVAALGNSVSSVVYATAVINLPFYIRLARAEVSVRRGLGYVEAARVGGSGHGRILTAILIPNVLPSLVVQASLNLGWAVLNAAGLSFIGLGVRAPTPEWGIMVAEGAQFIVSGRWWLALFPGLALMLAVFSFNLLGDGLRDIVDPRSRT
- a CDS encoding ABC transporter ATP-binding protein: MTETVQPLLEVDDLSVSFRTRSGVVHALEHVSFRVQPREMIGIVGESGSGKSVTAFALMGLLDAAARVTSGRAMFAGQDLLTLKTAELDELRGRDLSIVFQNPRTALNPIRAVGTQIADVIARHDPGPATQIRERTLAALREVRIPDPERRARAFPYELSGGMCQRVGIAMALACRPKLLIADEPTTGLDVTTQAVVMDLFRDAVKAEGASAILITHDLALASEYCDRIVVMHAGHVVETAPVSSLFSAPRHPYTAKLLASVPSAVESIDQLQPIEGSLPDLRRLHLPACRFAERCERRSAVCDPAPLTLTPCGPGHSVACRLPL